The nucleotide sequence TCCCAAAATTAATgactatttttaataaaaactaaatgatttattttaaaattactgtaatataatataaaatataatatttggaAAATGTgtgtataaaatttataaaaggtATCTaagttattttcatttttactatCGATTCTATTATTAATTAGCGTATATTGAAAAACAAGAGAAGCAATTTAGCTTTGGAGTTGCCTTCTTGGCAACCCGACTGACCATTCATAACGCGCCACCTCACTAAAAGTACAcgtgtaatattattatttgctaCGCGAACGTAAGCGAGCGTGTGTGTCTCGTAAACGAACTTGTAGAAGACGTCCGAGACGCGCTCATAAACAGAGAATCCAACAGATTCAGCGACCTTCCCTTCCACTGTCTCCGGCGAGATCTCACTCTGATCCTTCACGGTGGCGTCAACGTCAGGGCAACAACAAGCTCTCTCAAGAAGGAAGCCTCCGCCCTCATCATCTCCTCCTCCTTCCTCCGATTCGCCTCTACGAACTCCCTCGGCGAGGAAACCGATCCCCGAATTTCCCTTTTATCAGCGGAACTGGTTCATCGCTCTCCTCTTCCTGATGGCTCTGGGATTCTTCTGCCTCGCTCTCTTCCTCTACCTGAGCCTTGATCCCGATTCAGGCTACACCTCCGCTTCCGCCGCAGCTTCCGGTAAAGAAGGCGTCGAGGTATTGCTTTTCGAATTCTCTAATCGAATACGAATTGAGTTTGATCAGATATAGAAGATGTGTAACTCCATGTTGTGATGTGGCAACAGATAACTTATGGGAGTGCGATTAAGCTGATGCACGAGAAGACTAAGTTTCGTCTGCATTCGCACGATGTGCCTTATGGATCCGGCAGTGGTCAACAGTCTGTTACTGGCTTCCCTGGCGTCACTGATTCCAACAGCTACTGGGTACACAGCATCATATAGTTTTATTCAGATTGGAGTAATGTTATCTTGTGATGGAGAGTAATAGAGCTTTTGGTTAGCGTATAGATTACTACTTTGTGAGAAGACGATGCTTTTTGTTACATCTAGACATTTCTTAACCATAGAATATGTTACACAATCTGTTTATTTTTAGCTCTGgtttaaataatgatttcttTAGGAACCCATTTGTGCACTCTGATTTATAAAAATGGTTTATGACTTATGGTGGAGCAATGGAGCTGATTGCATTATCTTGTAACAGATTGTTAAACCTGTGCCTGGGACAACATTCAAGCAAGGTGATACCATCAAGAATGGAGCAACTATTAGATTGCAGCACATGAAGACCCGAAAATGGCTCCACAGTCACTTGCATGCATCCCCTATTTCAGGCAACTTAGAGGTTTGTATTCCCTCATCTGCTGAGGATGGATGTAAAAGATCTGTcttaagagttttttttaagaacaatTGGACTCTAGAGAGAGCTACTACTTCCAGGATATTGATCTAGGGAGCTAGTAGTATGTGGATTCTGAAGTTCTGTGCCGGTTTCAATATGTAGTTGCATTCTCTTTATTGCTAACACATCTTATTTGTTCAGGTTAGCTGCTTTGGGGATGATTCAAATTCCGATACTGGGGATCACTGGAAGTAATAATCCTAATAGCTATTTCATATTTGATCTAATTTATTTAGTCTATCCGCATCCACTTAAAACTAACATAACTTACCGTTTGCTCATAGGCTTACAATCGAAGGTAgtggaaagatatggaaacaaGACCAAAGAGTCCGTCTTCAACACATTGACACTAGTGGCTACCTCCATAGCCACGACAAGAAGTACCAACGCATAGCCGGTGGTCAGCAAGAGGTATAGCTAAatcccgatgttttcttgttaAGTCTTCAAAGATTATGGCAATTGTCTTGGAAGTTTAAACTCATGCTTGGATATAATATTAAACAATATCTAACCCatgatatttgtttttggttGGGTAAACAGGTCTGTGGAATCCGGGAGAAGCGGGCTGATAATGTTTGGTTGGCAGCAGAAGGAGTCTACCTTCCCGTTAATGAGAGTAGCAAGTAAGGTGAAGGAGTTGTGTTAACTTCTCTGGACGACTTTGAATCTCATCTTTTActctcaaaaacaaaaaaagtagaaatatatatatgtatgttgcTAATCTGCGATTGATGATGATCTCTAGTCG is from Brassica napus cultivar Da-Ae chromosome A4, Da-Ae, whole genome shotgun sequence and encodes:
- the LOC125608029 gene encoding stromal cell-derived factor 2-like protein, with translation MALGFFCLALFLYLSLDPDSGYTSASAAASGKEGVEITYGSAIKLMHEKTKFRLHSHDVPYGSGSGQQSVTGFPGVTDSNSYWIVKPVPGTTFKQGDTIKNGATIRLQHMKTRKWLHSHLHASPISGNLEVSCFGDDSNSDTGDHWKLTIEGSGKIWKQDQRVRLQHIDTSGYLHSHDKKYQRIAGGQQEVCGIREKRADNVWLAAEGVYLPVNESSK